A genome region from Panthera leo isolate Ple1 chromosome A2, P.leo_Ple1_pat1.1, whole genome shotgun sequence includes the following:
- the LSM8 gene encoding LSM8 homolog, U6 small nuclear RNA associated: MIVGTLKGFDQTINLILDESHERVFSSSQGVEQVVLGLYIVRGDNVAVIGEIDEETDSALDLGNIRAEPLNSVAH, from the exons ATGATTGTG GGAACACTGAAAGGTTTTGACCAGACCATTAATTTGATTCTGGATGAAAGCCATGAACGAGTATTCAGCTCTTCACAGGGAGTAGAACAGGTGGTGCTAGGGCTATACATCGTAAGAGGTGACAATGT TGCAGTCATTGGAGAAATTGATGAAGAGACAGATTCTGCGCTTGATTTGGGGAATATTCGAGCAGAACCTCTAAACTCTGTAGCACACTGA